One segment of Primulina tabacum isolate GXHZ01 chromosome 6, ASM2559414v2, whole genome shotgun sequence DNA contains the following:
- the LOC142549062 gene encoding receptor-like protein kinase THESEUS 1 → MSLAMTLVKWVPIFVAVFVLGLVDMFKSYAEFTPIDNYLLACGSLQNVAFLGKNYSPDSGYASVSLKSQENSFVATSNSTAPFPIYQSARIFTRVASYKFDIKQEGRHWVRLYFYPIPGNDLTSAAITVVTDDFVLLNDVTFKSYSGSYLFKEYAINVTTDSLSITFVPVNGSVAFVNAIEVVSIPDNLIPEQAYAVSPSGHSEGLSGLALETVYRVNMGGPLITAQNDTLGRTWENDEKYLHVNSSAMNVSVDPSNIKYSTSVSPEIAPNYVYATAETMGDADVANVNFNITWVFLADPSFSYFIRVHFCDIVSKSMNSLIFNLFINSDIALESLDLSNQAGNLDVPYYRDFVYKIPADSDTLTVSVGPDTSVDVLNAIMNGLEIMKISNEARSLSGLLSVETLIVSPPKRNKMSIIIGSVVGSVAALAIIGLCFFYFVARRPKSSHEGNSWLRLPLYVNSLTVSKMSTTSRKSGTASCISLASSDLGRIFMFQEIMDATKKFDENLLLGVGGFGRVYKGTLEDGTRVAIKRGNPRSEQGLAEFRTEIEMLSKLRHRHLVSLIGYCDERSEMILVYEYMANGPLRSHLYGTDFPPLSWKQRIEICIGAARGIHYLHTGAAQSIIHRDVKTTNILLDEAFVAKVADFGLSKTGPSLDQTHVSTAVKGSFGYLDPEYFRRQQLTEKSDVYSFGVVLMEVLCTRPALNPVLPREQVNIAEWAMACQKKGMLDQIMDKNLVGKVNPASLKKFGETAEKCLAEHGVDRPSMGDVLWNLEYALQLEETASALTEPDDNSTNHIPGFPMTPLEPFDNSMSMIEGAPFGTDDDTEDGATTAVFSQLVNPRGR, encoded by the coding sequence ATGTCATTAGCTATGACTTTAGTGAAGTGGGTTCCTATTTTTGTTGCTGTGTTTGTGCTTGGGCTTGTTGATATGTTCAAATCTTATGCTGAATTTACTCCCATTGATAATTACTTGCTTGCTTGTGGATCTTTGCAAAATGTGGCATTTCTTGGTAAGAACTATAGTCCTGATTCGGGTTATGCTTCGGTCTCCCTGAAGAGCCAAGAGAATTCTTTTGTTGCCACCTCGAATTCCACTGCCCCGTTTCCTATCTATCAGTCTGCTAGAATCTTTACTAGAGTAGCATCATACaagtttgatatcaaacaagaaGGCCGGCATTGGGTTCGTCTTTATTTTTACCCAATCCCGGGCAATGATTTGACTTCTGCGGCAATCACTGTGGTGACTGACGATTTTGTGCTCTTGAACGACGTGACTTTTAAGAGTTACAGTGGTTCTTACCTCTTTAAAGAATATGCAATCAATGTCACTACAGATAGCTTGTCGATCACTTTTGTTCCCGTGAATGGTTCTGTTGCATTTGTTAATGCCATTGAAGTTGTATCCATCCCCGACAACCTGATTCCGGAACAGGCATATGCGGTATCCCCCTCCGGTCATTCTGAAGGGCTTTCTGGACTTGCTCTCGAAACTGTTTATCGTGTAAACATGGGAGGCCCTCTTATCACAGCTCAGAATGACACCCTGGGAAGAACTTGGGAGAATGACGAGAAGTACCTTCATGTGAATAGCTCTGCGATGAATGTTTCTGTCGACCCTTCGAACATTAAATACAGTACTTCTGTTTCACCTGAAATTGCACCGAACTATGTTTATGCTACTGCTGAAACAATGGGAGATGCAGATGTAGCCAATGTGAACTTCAATATCACTTGGGTCTTTTTAGCTGATCCGAGTTTCTCATATTTCATACGAGTTCATTTCTGTGATATCGTGAGCAAATCTATGAATAGCCTCATATTCAACCTGTTTATCAATTCTGATATTGCTCTTGAGAGTCTGGACCTGTCAAATCAAGCCGGAAACTTGGACGTGCCTTATTACAGAGATTTTGTATATAAAATTCCAGCTGATTCAGATACATTGACTGTTAGTGTCGGTCCAGATACAAGTGTTGATGTGTTAAATGCTATAATGAATGGTTTAGAAATCATGAAGATTAGCAATGAGGCCAGAAGCTTGAGTGGACTTCTGTCGGTTGAGACTCTCATTGTGTCACCTCCCAAAAGGAACAAGATGAGCATTATAATTGGCTCTGTGGTTGGTTCTGTAGCTGCATTGGCAATAATAGGATTGTGTTTCTTCTACTTCGTGGCTCGTCGACCAAAGTCTTCCCACGAAGGAAATTCATGGCTCAGACTACCGTTGTATGTAAACTCTTTGACTGTGTCAAAAATGTCCACAACTTCTCGAAAGAGTGGTACGGCTAGCTGCATATCATTAGCTTCTTCCGACCTAGGTCGAATCTTCATGTTTCAAGAAATAATGGATGCCACAAAGAAATTTGATGAAAACTTGCTTCTTGGTGTTGGTGGCTTTGGTAGGGTGTACAAAGGAACACTGGAAGATGGAACTAGAGTTGCCATCAAACGAGGAAATCCAAGATCCGAGCAAGGCCTTGCTGAATTCCGCACTGAGATTGAAATGTTATCCAAACTTCGTCATCGCCACTTGGTGTCTCTGATTGGCTATTGTGACGAAAGGTCAGAGATGATTCTTGTGTATGAATACATGGCAAATGGGCCTCTACGAAGCCATCTGTACGGAACTGATTTTCCACCTCTTTCCTGGAAGCAGCGTATCGAAATATGTATCGGTGCAGCTAGAGGAATTCATTATCTCCATACTGGAGCAGCTCAAAGTATTATTCACCGTGATGTGAAAACAACCAATATTCTCTTGGATGAAGCTTTTGTAGCGAAGGTAGCTGATTTTGGTCTGTCCAAAACTGGACCTTCTCTCGATCAAACTCATGTCAGTACAGCCGTAAAGGGCAGCTTCGGATACCTAGATCCTGAATATTTCAGGCGGCAACAACTCACAGAAAAATCTGATGTGTACTCGTTTGGCGTCGTTCTTATGGAGGTGCTTTGTACAAGGCCGGCTTTGAATCCCGTGCTTCCCAGGGAGCAAGTTAACATTGCGGAATGGGCAATGGCTTGCCAAAAGAAAGGAATGTTGGACCAAATCATGGACAAAAACCTCGTAGGAAAGGTTAATCCTGCTTCTCTGAAGAAATTTGGGGAGACGGCAGAAAAATGTTTGGCTGAACATGGTGTCGACAGGCCCTCGATGGGTGACGTTCTGTGGAACCTCGAATACGCACTTCAGCTCGAGGAGACGGCTTCAGCTCTCACGGAACCTGACGACAACAGTACGAACCATATCCCGGGATTCCCAATGACCCCACTGGAGCCATTTGATAATAGCATGAGTATGATCGAAGGAGCGCCTTTTGGAACCGATGATGACACCGAAGATGGTGCAACAACTGCAGTTTTCTCCCAGCTTGTGAATCCGCGTGGAAGGTGA
- the LOC142549064 gene encoding uncharacterized protein LOC142549064 produces the protein MQALLQISINFPALKALHKQNGYPNKKHSYKLRFLQPVSYYTGSRVKIEFVTKDGFKTGALRNRLSYFGSSWNKDGILVRRGRRVVLVNFKKRFDGIGGGGGRGGGVNSETARVLGNLALAILLTYLSMTGQLGWLLDAIVSLWLIAVLVPIVGIGAFLWWAGQDIVQGSCPNCGNEFQVFKSTLKDDLQLCPFCSQPFSVVDNEFVKEAVKFSNQSTPFDQAFGDFSPRKEKGKKSSVAVVDVEAEIRDAD, from the exons ATGCAAGCACTCTTACAAATTTCCATCAATTTCCCGGCTTTAAAGGCTCTACACAAACAAAATGGCTATCCAAACAAGAAACATAGCTACAAGTTGAGATTTTTACAGCCCGTTAGTTACTACACTGGTTCAAGAGTAAAGATTGAGTTTGTAACCAAAGACGGGTTCAAGACCGGAGCTTTGAGGAATAGGTTGTCATATTTTGGATCGAGCTGGAACAAAGATGGGATTTTGGTGAGGAGGGGGAGAAGGGTTGTCTTGGTGAATTTCAAAAAAAGGTTTGATGGGATTGGCGGCGGCGGCGGAAGGGGTGGAGGGGTTAATAGTGAGACTGCAAGGGTTTTGGGGAATCTTGCTTTGGCAATTCTCCTGACTTATCTTTCTATGACTGGGCAGCTGGGGTGGCTTCTGGACGCTATTGTTTCCCTCTGG CTTATTGCAGTGCTTGTACCAATTGTGGGCATCGGAGCCTTTCTTTGGTGGGCTGGACAAGATATAGTTCAAGGAAGC TGCCCAAACTGTGGAAATGAATTTCAAGTTTTCAA ATCTACTCTGAAAGATGATTTGCAGCTGTGCCCGTTTTGTAGTCAGCCATTCTCAG TGGTGGACAATGAATTTGTGAAGGAAGCCGTGAAGTTCTCGAACCAATCGACACCGTTTGATCAAGCATTCGGCGACTTTTCTCCTCGTAAAGAAAAAG GTAAGAAATCGTCTGTTGCTGTTGTGGATGTGGAAGCCGAAATAAGAGACGCTGATTGA
- the LOC142549063 gene encoding uncharacterized protein LOC142549063 isoform X2 has translation MSAVLSSAYLTHVFPLTRPINAAYSTRATRNLGASVSVSTRSSAALDFRHQQELPFVPEVEKAVESLYSEFRAVDNLVARNTARVLKAFQNARVGSHHFGGSTGYGHEEAGGREALDRAFAEIFCAESAIVRAQFFSGTHAITCALFAFLRPGDELLAVAGAPYDTLEEVIGIRDSNCLGSLKDFGIEYREVPLAEDGGLDWDALKIALKSHTKCALIQRSCGYSWRRSLSIDDIGRAIKIIKLQNPNCFVMVDNCYGEFVESCEPPIVGADLIAGSFIKNPGGTIVPCGGYVAGREKWVAAAAARLSAPGLGVDCGSAPGDIMRLFFQGLFLAPQMVGEAIKGSFLIAEVMAARGFKVQPRCRVPRHDVVQDNYFGIRMNDISFSAL, from the exons ATGTCTGCGGTCTTATCCTCCGCTTATCTGACGCATGTTTTCCCCTTGACACGGCCCATCAACGCCGCTTATTCAACCCGAGCTACACGGAACCTCGGAGCCTCAGTTTCTGTGAGCACAAGATCATCTGCTGCGCTCGATTTTAGACATCAACAGGAACTACCCTTCGTCCCTGAG GTTGAGAAAGCCGTGGAGTCATTGTACTCGGAGTTTCGGGCAGTGGATAATTTGGTGGCGCGTAATACTGCGCGTGTTCTTAAGGCTTTTCAGAATGCACGAGTTGGATCACAT CATTTTGGTGGTAGCACAGGTTATGGTCATGAAGAAGCTGGAGGACGAGAAGCTCTAGATCGAGCTTTTGCAGAAATTTTTTGTGCTGAATCTGCCATTGTTCGAGCACAG TTTTTTTCAGGCACACATGCTATTACCTGTGCTTTGTTTGCTTTTCTAAGGCCAGGAGATGAG CTTCTGGCAGTTGCTGGTGCTCCTTATGATACATTGGAGGAAGTTATCGGAATCAGGGACTCCAACTGCTTAGGTTCTTTAAAAGATTTTGGAATTGAATACAGAGAAGTGCCA CTTGCTGAGGATGGAGGGCTTGACTGGGATGCCCTAAAAATTGCATTGAAATCTCATACAAAATGCGCGCTCATACAGAGGTCATGCGGTTATTCATGGCGTCGAAGCTTGAGTATAGATGATATAGGAAGGGCGATAAAGATTATTAAG TTGCAGAACCCCAATTGCTTTGTCATGGTGGATAATTGTTATGGTGAATTTGTGGAGAGCTGTGAGCCTCCTATAGTG GGCGCAGATCTAATTGCTGGAAGTTTTATCAAAAACCCTGGAGGAACAATTGTACCATGCGGAGGGTATGTTGCTGGAAGGGAAAAATGGGTAGCTGCAGCAGCTGCTCGTCTCTCTGCACCAGGTCTTGGAGTTGATTGTGGCTCTGCTCCTGGTGATATTATGCGTCTATTTTTCCAGGGTTTATTCCTTGCACCACAAATGGTTGGGGAAGCTATTAAG GGAAGTTTTCTAATAGCTGAAGTCATGGCAGCTCGAGGATTCAAGGTGCAACCAAGGTGTCGGGTACCACGCCATGATGTCGTACAG GACAACTACTTTGGAATTCGGATGAATGATATTTCCTTCTCAGCATTATGA
- the LOC142549063 gene encoding uncharacterized protein LOC142549063 isoform X1 gives MSAVLSSAYLTHVFPLTRPINAAYSTRATRNLGASVSVSTRSSAALDFRHQQELPFVPEVEKAVESLYSEFRAVDNLVARNTARVLKAFQNARVGSHHFGGSTGYGHEEAGGREALDRAFAEIFCAESAIVRAQFFSGTHAITCALFAFLRPGDELLAVAGAPYDTLEEVIGIRDSNCLGSLKDFGIEYREVPLAEDGGLDWDALKIALKSHTKCALIQRSCGYSWRRSLSIDDIGRAIKIIKLQNPNCFVMVDNCYGEFVESCEPPIVGADLIAGSFIKNPGGTIVPCGGYVAGREKWVAAAAARLSAPGLGVDCGSAPGDIMRLFFQGLFLAPQMVGEAIKGSFLIAEVMAARGFKVQPRCRVPRHDVVQAVQLGSRKRLLAFCEAVQRSSPVSSFTKPIAGATPGYASEVIFADGTFIDGSTSELSCDGPLREPFTVFCQGGSHWTQWGLVLGEVLKSL, from the exons ATGTCTGCGGTCTTATCCTCCGCTTATCTGACGCATGTTTTCCCCTTGACACGGCCCATCAACGCCGCTTATTCAACCCGAGCTACACGGAACCTCGGAGCCTCAGTTTCTGTGAGCACAAGATCATCTGCTGCGCTCGATTTTAGACATCAACAGGAACTACCCTTCGTCCCTGAG GTTGAGAAAGCCGTGGAGTCATTGTACTCGGAGTTTCGGGCAGTGGATAATTTGGTGGCGCGTAATACTGCGCGTGTTCTTAAGGCTTTTCAGAATGCACGAGTTGGATCACAT CATTTTGGTGGTAGCACAGGTTATGGTCATGAAGAAGCTGGAGGACGAGAAGCTCTAGATCGAGCTTTTGCAGAAATTTTTTGTGCTGAATCTGCCATTGTTCGAGCACAG TTTTTTTCAGGCACACATGCTATTACCTGTGCTTTGTTTGCTTTTCTAAGGCCAGGAGATGAG CTTCTGGCAGTTGCTGGTGCTCCTTATGATACATTGGAGGAAGTTATCGGAATCAGGGACTCCAACTGCTTAGGTTCTTTAAAAGATTTTGGAATTGAATACAGAGAAGTGCCA CTTGCTGAGGATGGAGGGCTTGACTGGGATGCCCTAAAAATTGCATTGAAATCTCATACAAAATGCGCGCTCATACAGAGGTCATGCGGTTATTCATGGCGTCGAAGCTTGAGTATAGATGATATAGGAAGGGCGATAAAGATTATTAAG TTGCAGAACCCCAATTGCTTTGTCATGGTGGATAATTGTTATGGTGAATTTGTGGAGAGCTGTGAGCCTCCTATAGTG GGCGCAGATCTAATTGCTGGAAGTTTTATCAAAAACCCTGGAGGAACAATTGTACCATGCGGAGGGTATGTTGCTGGAAGGGAAAAATGGGTAGCTGCAGCAGCTGCTCGTCTCTCTGCACCAGGTCTTGGAGTTGATTGTGGCTCTGCTCCTGGTGATATTATGCGTCTATTTTTCCAGGGTTTATTCCTTGCACCACAAATGGTTGGGGAAGCTATTAAG GGAAGTTTTCTAATAGCTGAAGTCATGGCAGCTCGAGGATTCAAGGTGCAACCAAGGTGTCGGGTACCACGCCATGATGTCGTACAG GCAGTACAACTTGGAAGCCGTAAACGCCTGCTTGCCTTCTGTGAGGCTGTGCAGAGAAGTTCTCCAGTTAGTTCATTTACCAAGCCCATAGCAGGTGCAACTCCTGGCTATGCATCTGAG GTAATATTTGCGGATGGAACTTTTATTGATGGAAGTACAAGTGAACTTTCATGCGATGGACCACTCAGGGAACCTTTCACTGTTTTTTGTCAG GGTGGCAGCCATTGGACTCAGTGGGGACTAGTTCTAGGGGAGGTACTAAAATCCTTATAA
- the LOC142549063 gene encoding uncharacterized protein LOC142549063 isoform X3 yields MSAVLSSAYLTHVFPLTRPINAAYSTRATRNLGASVSVSTRSSAALDFRHQQELPFVPEVEKAVESLYSEFRAVDNLVARNTARVLKAFQNARVGSHHFGGSTGYGHEEAGGREALDRAFAEIFCAESAIVRAQFFSGTHAITCALFAFLRPGDELLAVAGAPYDTLEEVIGIRDSNCLGSLKDFGIEYREVPLAEDGGLDWDALKIALKSHTKCALIQRSCGYSWRRSLSIDDIGRAIKIIKLQNPNCFVMVDNCYGEFVESCEPPIVGADLIAGSFIKNPGGTIVPCGGYVAGREKWVAAAAARLSAPGLGVDCGSAPGDIMRLFFQGLFLAPQMVGEAIKLKSWQLEDSRCNQGVGYHAMMSYRTTTLEFG; encoded by the exons ATGTCTGCGGTCTTATCCTCCGCTTATCTGACGCATGTTTTCCCCTTGACACGGCCCATCAACGCCGCTTATTCAACCCGAGCTACACGGAACCTCGGAGCCTCAGTTTCTGTGAGCACAAGATCATCTGCTGCGCTCGATTTTAGACATCAACAGGAACTACCCTTCGTCCCTGAG GTTGAGAAAGCCGTGGAGTCATTGTACTCGGAGTTTCGGGCAGTGGATAATTTGGTGGCGCGTAATACTGCGCGTGTTCTTAAGGCTTTTCAGAATGCACGAGTTGGATCACAT CATTTTGGTGGTAGCACAGGTTATGGTCATGAAGAAGCTGGAGGACGAGAAGCTCTAGATCGAGCTTTTGCAGAAATTTTTTGTGCTGAATCTGCCATTGTTCGAGCACAG TTTTTTTCAGGCACACATGCTATTACCTGTGCTTTGTTTGCTTTTCTAAGGCCAGGAGATGAG CTTCTGGCAGTTGCTGGTGCTCCTTATGATACATTGGAGGAAGTTATCGGAATCAGGGACTCCAACTGCTTAGGTTCTTTAAAAGATTTTGGAATTGAATACAGAGAAGTGCCA CTTGCTGAGGATGGAGGGCTTGACTGGGATGCCCTAAAAATTGCATTGAAATCTCATACAAAATGCGCGCTCATACAGAGGTCATGCGGTTATTCATGGCGTCGAAGCTTGAGTATAGATGATATAGGAAGGGCGATAAAGATTATTAAG TTGCAGAACCCCAATTGCTTTGTCATGGTGGATAATTGTTATGGTGAATTTGTGGAGAGCTGTGAGCCTCCTATAGTG GGCGCAGATCTAATTGCTGGAAGTTTTATCAAAAACCCTGGAGGAACAATTGTACCATGCGGAGGGTATGTTGCTGGAAGGGAAAAATGGGTAGCTGCAGCAGCTGCTCGTCTCTCTGCACCAGGTCTTGGAGTTGATTGTGGCTCTGCTCCTGGTGATATTATGCGTCTATTTTTCCAGGGTTTATTCCTTGCACCACAAATGGTTGGGGAAGCTATTAAG CTGAAGTCATGGCAGCTCGAGGATTCAAGGTGCAACCAAGGTGTCGGGTACCACGCCATGATGTCGTACAG GACAACTACTTTGGAATTCGGATGA